A part of Salmo salar unplaced genomic scaffold, Ssal_v3.1, whole genome shotgun sequence genomic DNA contains:
- the LOC123738852 gene encoding serine/threonine-protein kinase receptor R3-like isoform X2, with the protein MVPAPQGPDDSTNLLCTCENNKGTCRNGTCRGDYCFYTKVHGREERGCFQRDHYKEQCYTNFLGLYVLCCSNNLCNVNSSAPPDPAVEPTREWNGVILLVAVPLLPLLILSVGVCGLVLWLRSRSQHHRLGYSKDHDVTMLKVPSGADPTYGDVFDEFCTSGSGTGLPYLVQRTMARQISLVECIGKGRYGEVWRGTWMGESVAVKIFSSRDEQSWFRETEIYNTVQLRHDNILGFIASDMTSQNSTTQLWLITHFHQLGSLYDFLQYSSVDPEGCLRMCLSVACGLVHLHTEILSCQGKPAIAHRDLKSRNILVKMNGQCCIADLGLAVMHSQTSDYLDVGNNPRVGTKRYMAPEVLDESIRMDIFESYKQTDIWALGLVLWEISRRTIVNGNTHACTHTHTHTHTRNYEVNKNALSSLIGT; encoded by the exons ATGGTTCCCGCTCCCCAAGGCCCTGACGACAGCACCAACCTTCTGTGTACATGTGAGAACAACAAGGGGACGTGTAGGAACGGCACCTGTAGGGGTGACTACTGCTTCTACACCAAGGTGCacggcagagaggagaggggctgcTTCCAGAGGGACCACTACAAGGAGCAGTGTTACACCAACTTCCTGGGACTGTACGTCCTCTGCTGCTCCAATAACCTCTGTAATGTCAACAGCTCCGCTCCACCAGACCCAG CTGTTGAGCCTACGAGGGAGTGGAACGGTGTGATTCTGCTGGTGGCTGTCCCCCTGCTGCCGCTGCTCAtcctgtctgtgggtgtgtgtggcctGGTGTTGTGGCTCCGCTCCAGATCACAGCACCACAGGCTTGGCTACAGCAAGGACCATGACGTCACCATGCTCAAGGTCCCCAGTGGGGCAGATCCCACCTATGGG GATGTCTTTGATGAGTTCTGTACCTCAGGCAGTGGGACTGGACTGCCATACCTGGTACAGAGGACCATGGCTCGACAGATCTCTCTGGTCGAGTGCATCG GTAAGGGCAGGTATGGAGAGGTGTGGAGAGGCACCTGGATGGGAGAGAGTGTTGCAGTGAAGATCTTCTCTTCCAGGGATGAGCAGTCTTGGTTCAGGGAGACAGAGATTTACAACACTGTACAGCTCAGACATGACAACATCCTGG GCTTCATAGCATCTGACATGACGTCTCAGAACTCCACTACTCAGCTGTGGCTGATCACCCACTTCCACCAGCTGGGTAGTCTCTACGACTTCCTCCAGTACAGCAGCGTGGACCCAGAGGGCTGCCTAAGGATGTGCCTGTCTGTAGCCTGTGGTCTGGTCCACCTTCACACAGAGATACTCAGCTGCCAGGGCAAACCCGCCATCGCCCACCGAGACCTGAAGAGCCGAAACATCCTGGTCAAGATGAACGGACAGTGCTGCATCGCTGACCTgg GTCTGGCTGTGATGCATTCCCAGACCAGTGACTATCTGGATGTGGGGAACAACCCCAGAGTGGGAACCAAACGTTACATGGCCCCGGAGGTCCTGGACGAGAGCATCCGCATGGACATCTTTGAGTCGTACAAGCAGACAGACATCTGGGCCCTGGGCCTAGTCCTCTGGGAGATTTCCAGAAGAACCATAGTAAATGgtaacacacacgcatgcacacacacacacacacacacacacacacgcaactaTGAGGTCAACAAAAATGCTCTGTCATCTTTAATTGGAACATGA
- the LOC123738852 gene encoding serine/threonine-protein kinase receptor R3-like isoform X1 has translation MTPTTSWGPCCHSVSWKPNWGLHWKVVEMGGAAMLTVLLAGMCLWSSTTHTDQSSVGSSSEGPDDSTNLLCTCENNKGTCRNGTCRGDYCFYTKVHGREERGCFQRDHYKEQCYTNFLGLYVLCCSNNLCNVNSSAPPDPAVEPTREWNGVILLVAVPLLPLLILSVGVCGLVLWLRSRSQHHRLGYSKDHDVTMLKVPSGADPTYGDVFDEFCTSGSGTGLPYLVQRTMARQISLVECIGKGRYGEVWRGTWMGESVAVKIFSSRDEQSWFRETEIYNTVQLRHDNILGFIASDMTSQNSTTQLWLITHFHQLGSLYDFLQYSSVDPEGCLRMCLSVACGLVHLHTEILSCQGKPAIAHRDLKSRNILVKMNGQCCIADLGLAVMHSQTSDYLDVGNNPRVGTKRYMAPEVLDESIRMDIFESYKQTDIWALGLVLWEISRRTIVNGNTHACTHTHTHTHTRNYEVNKNALSSLIGT, from the exons agaTGGGGGGTGCTGCCATGCTCACAGTGCTGCTAGCTGGGATGTGCCTGTGGAGCTCCACCACTCATACAG ATCAGTCATCTGTGGGGTCATCATCAGAGG GCCCTGACGACAGCACCAACCTTCTGTGTACATGTGAGAACAACAAGGGGACGTGTAGGAACGGCACCTGTAGGGGTGACTACTGCTTCTACACCAAGGTGCacggcagagaggagaggggctgcTTCCAGAGGGACCACTACAAGGAGCAGTGTTACACCAACTTCCTGGGACTGTACGTCCTCTGCTGCTCCAATAACCTCTGTAATGTCAACAGCTCCGCTCCACCAGACCCAG CTGTTGAGCCTACGAGGGAGTGGAACGGTGTGATTCTGCTGGTGGCTGTCCCCCTGCTGCCGCTGCTCAtcctgtctgtgggtgtgtgtggcctGGTGTTGTGGCTCCGCTCCAGATCACAGCACCACAGGCTTGGCTACAGCAAGGACCATGACGTCACCATGCTCAAGGTCCCCAGTGGGGCAGATCCCACCTATGGG GATGTCTTTGATGAGTTCTGTACCTCAGGCAGTGGGACTGGACTGCCATACCTGGTACAGAGGACCATGGCTCGACAGATCTCTCTGGTCGAGTGCATCG GTAAGGGCAGGTATGGAGAGGTGTGGAGAGGCACCTGGATGGGAGAGAGTGTTGCAGTGAAGATCTTCTCTTCCAGGGATGAGCAGTCTTGGTTCAGGGAGACAGAGATTTACAACACTGTACAGCTCAGACATGACAACATCCTGG GCTTCATAGCATCTGACATGACGTCTCAGAACTCCACTACTCAGCTGTGGCTGATCACCCACTTCCACCAGCTGGGTAGTCTCTACGACTTCCTCCAGTACAGCAGCGTGGACCCAGAGGGCTGCCTAAGGATGTGCCTGTCTGTAGCCTGTGGTCTGGTCCACCTTCACACAGAGATACTCAGCTGCCAGGGCAAACCCGCCATCGCCCACCGAGACCTGAAGAGCCGAAACATCCTGGTCAAGATGAACGGACAGTGCTGCATCGCTGACCTgg GTCTGGCTGTGATGCATTCCCAGACCAGTGACTATCTGGATGTGGGGAACAACCCCAGAGTGGGAACCAAACGTTACATGGCCCCGGAGGTCCTGGACGAGAGCATCCGCATGGACATCTTTGAGTCGTACAAGCAGACAGACATCTGGGCCCTGGGCCTAGTCCTCTGGGAGATTTCCAGAAGAACCATAGTAAATGgtaacacacacgcatgcacacacacacacacacacacacacacacgcaactaTGAGGTCAACAAAAATGCTCTGTCATCTTTAATTGGAACATGA